From the Planktothricoides raciborskii GIHE-MW2 genome, the window AACTAATATGGCAGCGAAAAAACTTGTTGAGTTACTTAAAAAAACTTCTTACATTTCCATTGCCTTAATGTCAATTGCCCACATCAACTTAGGGTTAATTTTATCTCAAACAGCAGCCCCCTGGTGGCAATGGGCAATCACTATCAGTTTTATTTTAATTGTGGCGGAAATATTTTCGTCTCCTTGGTTAGTCATCAAGACCATTGTCTATCGCTGGTTAAAATCCGATGCGGGTTCTTTCTTAACCGCTATGGTACTCTCATTTACCATGATTGTTATTTTATCAGTATTTGATGTGTTTAGCTATGGTTTATTAATTGTAATTACCAGTGGTTTGGTTAGGTTGGATATCCAAAATAGTCGATTAACTTCCCGGCAAAACTTTTTCTGTTTAACTTCGATTGGTTTGGGCAGTTTATTCCTAGGATTAGGGTTATCTTATTTGTTTAATTTCCCGCATTAATTTAATTTCAGCTAATCGAGCGATAGCGATCGGCTGGCTCGGCTTTACTGGTAAAAAAACCGTTTTCGGGGAAAAAACGGTTTTTTATTGCTAATTAGTGGGAATTAGTTGGGCTGACTCCAAACAATTTCATCAAATTCACTTTGATTAAAGCTACTCCGCTGAAAAACAAAACTCCAATTTGTCTCTAGAGTAGGGTTTTCCGTGCGAGCGCACTGAAAATAGTAATAGCTGCCTTGCTTGTTTTGGTAAAAAACCGCAAACATAACATTATCCCAATGTAACCGAGAGCCAATACATCTTAATTCTAAGCGAATTGGTTCGGCCTCATCTTTTTTTTGATTATTTAAACCGTCTGTGTAGCTTTTGCCTACGGCGATCGCGGTTTCGATAATTCCATCAATATTCATCGGCAAATAGTCCTGATCGATCAACTTATCTGATTCTAGCTATTAGATCGCCACGGGTTAAAATCCTCGTAGCTACCAGAACCAGGTAGCCAATCGATCTGAGTTTTTTTCTGTTCCCTATCTTTTCCCCGCCCCATGTTTTTTTTCGCCCCAAAAGCCTCTTTCCTTTAAAATAAAGAGTAACAAATTATTCCTACTGGCTTATGCGTTTGATTCATACCGCTGACTGGCATCTCGGACGCCGTCTCAAAGGAGTAGATCGCACTCCAGAAATTGCGGCAGCCTTAGAACAACTCCTGCACCATGCAAAAAGTTTAGAAGTGGATGCAGTGTTGATTGCGGGAGATATTTTTGATGTTCCTAACCCAACAGCGGCGGCAGAACGAGTGGCTTATGAGTTTTTCTGTGGCCTGGAAAAAGCGAATATTCCGGCGGTGGCGATCGCGGGCAACCATGATTCGGCCTATCGGATTGACAGCATTGCCAACCTGTTATCATTGGCGGGGGTTCGCGCCTTGGGCAAACCGCGCCGGGGAGACGAGGGTGGGGCGACAATCTTGAATACAGCCAATGGCAAACTCTGTGTTGGCGCGATGCCGTTTGCTTCCGAACGTCGTCTGTTAGATGCGGCGACTTTGTGGAAAAATGATGATGGCGAATATCAGCGAATTTATCGGGAAATTGTCAGCTATCTTTTACAAGATTTAAGTCAATTTTTCCGAGAAGATTCTTTGAATATTCTGATGGCACATTTAACCATTGATGGAGCGCGATTGGCTTATTCAGAGGCACCTTATTATACTCGTTCTACTTATGCCTTAGCTGCGGATATTTTACCCGCCACGGCACAATATATTGCCTTGGGACATATTCACGCTTATCAGTCAATTCCTAATCCAATTCCTACTTATTATCCAGGGTCGTTAATTCAACTAGATTTTGGGGAAGCCCAACAGGAAAAAGGTTTTTGTTTGGTGACAGTGGAACCGGGCAAACTCGCCGAAGTAGAATTCCATCCTTTAATCTGTCAACGTCCGTTGAAAGTAATTCGCTGTCAGGGAGAAAATCTTGAAGATACTTTAGCGGAACATCAGTATTATTCAGGATTTTTAAAGGTGATTGTAGAGTTAGAAAGTCCCCGGTTGGGATTGGCTGATGAAGTGAGACAAATCTGCCCGCAAACGTTACAAATTGAAGCGGTTTATCCAGAAAGCTTTACGAGAATTCAGCGCCCGGTAACTTCAGATACGGATCCGTTCGATCCCGTTGAAGAGTTTTATCATTTTTATCAAGAAAGGCTAGAACGAAATCCGTCGGATCTGGTGGTTGAAGCTTTTGAGACGCTGTATAAAACCATGAAAGAAAAAAATATCTCGAAAACCTCAAGTCATTAGAGTAAATAGTAAATTAGAGATTAGATTAGCTAGGTATTTATAAAGTTTTTTTGTGGAGTCAAATAATGAAAAAAATTAGCTAATTTTTTGATAAATTTATCACTAGCTAATCACTAGCTAATCATTAAAAAAATCATAGCTATTTGTACCTGAAGAATTATGAAATATCGGCGGCTTGTGTTCACCAAGTTATCTAAGTTAGAAAATTATGCGACCTATTGAATTATCTTTATCGGGTTTTACCAGTTTTCGGGATGAACAACATTTAGATTTTTCCCAGCTAGATTTGTTTGCGATTACCGGCCCAACAGGGGCGGGGAAATCTTCGTTACTGGATGCGATTACTTATGCACTTTATGGGAAAACGGCTCGCACTGGCAGTCAAATTCAAGAAATGGTGAGTCAAGGTTCATCTTTGTTGAAAGTGCAATTTAGGTTTGAGATGTCCCAAGGTGAATATCGGGTGACTAGACTGTGGCGCGATCGCGGTAAAACTACGGTGACTTCGGTACTCCTAGAAAAGTACCAAGGTAAAAAATGGGAAACCTTGGAAACGAAAGAACGTTTGACGAATCAAGCGATCGAGGAAATCTTAGGGATGGATTTTGATACATTTACGCGAGTGATTCTTTTGCCCCAAGGTCAATTTGATGAATTCCTGAAAGGGAATACGACCAAACGCCGAGAAATTCTCCGGCAATTGGCAGGATTTGAGATTTTTGAACTGATGCGGAAAGAAGCGAATAATTTGGCCGGGTTGTTAAAGAAAGAACTAGAAGCGGTTGAACGGCAAATTAATGAATTAGACGCTCCTCCAGACTGGGAACTTGAACAAAAAGTGAGTCAATTACTTACCCTAGAAAATGATTTACCCAGGCTGAATGAGGCGGTTTGGCAAGCACAAAAGAAATTAGATGAACAACAGCAGCTATTTGAACGGTTGGAACGGTTGCTGAAACTGCATCAAGATTTGGCAGACTTGAATGTAAATACGGGTGAAATCGAGCGGTTAGAACAACGTTTAGTGCGATCGCAAACTGCGGCATCCTTACAAGGGGATTGGACGTTGGTGCAAAGGGTTCGACAGCAAGCAAGACAAGCGGAAGCCCAGGCGATCGCTGCTGGGAAAAAATTACAAAAAATTCAAGCTCAGTTCAAAAAGGAAAAAGAAAGACTGGATCGGGTGAAAGCCGAAGAAGCGGAAATGCTGCCTCAATTTAAAACCAGAAGCGAAGCGTTAGCTACAGTTCAAGTTTACGAACAACAACAAAAACAAATTGCTCAAGAACTGGTCAGAGTTCAGAAAATTCTCTTGACGAAAACCACGGAACTCTCCGTTGCCCAAAAAGAATGGCAAGAGATCCAAGCACAAAACATCGCGGCCTCGCAACAGGTGAAAAAAATTACTGCTGAGTTAGAGCAATATCCTCCAATGAGCGATCGCTTAGAAACCTTGAGACAAATTGCGCCGTTACTGATGGAATGGCAGTTAATTCAGCAGCAGGTAAAAAAACAAGAAAAACAGCAACTAGCTCTCCAGGAACAATTAGAAATTTCCCGCTTTACGGTCAAGGAAGCCCAGTTTAATTATCAATTTGCCCAGAAGGAAATGGAAGCGGCTCGTGGGGCGTTAATGGAAGCGGAAGCCATTAATGCGGAAGCCACTCGCATGAACCAAGCGGCAGTATTGCGTGAATCCCTGGTATCTGGGACAATTTGCCCGGTTTGTGGGGAAGTTTATCATGGCGATCACCCGTTGCCGGATTTGGAAATTGTGGAGTGGGTTGATGTGTCACCTTTGCGCGATCGCCTCCAGACCCATGAACGACAATTTCACCAAGCGGAACGTCAACTAACTCAAGCAGAAACTACCCTGGAACAACAAACTCAGCAAATGATTGCTTGTGAGCAAGAATTGTCCGTGGTGCAAAATCGATTAGCCACGAAATATGCGGGGATTAGCACATATTTAATCCCTGAAAATCCTGAAGAGATGTCCCGCAACTTTGAGCAAACGGTGCAGCAGTTACAACAAGAATATCAAGAATTACAAGTGACGGATCAACGGTCAAAACAAGTGCAGCAAAAGCATCAAGCGGCTGTGGCTAATTTAAACCAGATTCGTCAAGCTTTAGAATTTAAGGCAAAAACCCTTAAACAAGCACAACAAGAAGAACAAAGGTCTCGTAGCGAAGTCGATCGCCAGCTAAAAGCGCGTCAACATTTAAGGGCGACCCTGGAAGAAATTACCGGGGGACTTTCTTATGAACAACTGCGGCAAAATTTAAATCGGGAACAGCAGCAGTTACAAATGCAGGTTGAGCAAGCGGAACAGACTTATCAAAAAATTCAGGGGGCGGCGATCGCTGCGGAAACCGAAGATCGCCAAGCTAAGGAGATCGAGCAAAGGGCGATCGTTCAAGAACAACAATTAAATACTGACTGGTTAGAGAAGCTCAAAAAAGCCAATTTTAGCGAAGCTGAGTTTCTGGCCGCGCAAACTTCTGTCACCGAACAAGCGGCATGGCAAAAGCAAATTAGAGAGTATCGGGAGACCAAAGTCAAGTTAGAAACTCGGTTCAAAGATTTAAGGGCAGAAGTTGGCGATCGCACCACTGATGAGGAAGTTTTAAAGAATTGCCAGGTATCCCTAACCCATGCCCAAGAACAACTGAAACAAGCCAATGATCGCCGCACGGAATTAACGGCGTGGATTCAAGTGACCCAAGGCAAAATTGAGCAATTAAATGTTTTAGAAAGCCAGCAAAAATTGCTGAACGAACAAGGGAAAACTTATCATACTTTAGCCCAAAATCTGAAAAGTAATGAGTTTCAAGCTTATATTTTAGAACATTTAGAAGCGGAACTATTAGCCCGGGCAACGGTGCTTTTACAAGAATTGTCTGATGCTCGATATAAGTTAACTATTGACAATGGCGAATATTGGGTGGAAGATAATTGGAATGGTGGGGAAATGCGGAAAGTTAGAACTCTTTCTGGGGGAGAGACTTTTGCGGCTTCTTTGTCGATGGCTTTGGCTTTGTCAGAACGTCTTTCCCAGGGGGCAGATTTAGGCAGTTTATTCTTAGATGAAGGTTTCGGAACTTTAGACGGAGAAACCCTAGAAGCTGTGACTCAAATTCTGGAAACTTTGCGCCAGCGATCGCGGATGATTGGGGTGATTACTCATGTGCGGGATTTAGCGGAAAGATTACCGACTCAAGTGCGAGTTTCTAAATCTCCAAACGGTTCTCGGATTCAGGTAGAAATGTCATAATATATGATATAATATTCTGAGGAATTATTCAATTAAATTACCTGAAATTATCCGAAGATCGTTACAGCAATTTTCTCAAATAAAACCGATGTAATGTGGGGCGTTACTGGGGGATATTCCCGACGATAAAACTGATGAGTATCGATGCGATCGCTCCTGAAATGCAGAGGTAATCGATCAATTGCCTCTGCATTTCTCCAACTTTTCACCCAAACAGGGCAGATGCGATCGAGGCTGGATCGAGGCTGGGTTGAAAATTGCTATCATGGATCGGATTTCATTGTTCAAACTACTACAACATTAGAGTTATGATTACACTTCCAGGATATCAAATTTCCAGGATATCAAATTATTGAGCAAATCTAAGCAGCTAAAAAACAAGTATCAGAAATTGTTGATATTGTGAATCAATTTAATTATGGAGCAGTCAAAGCAATCTGTCTATAAGTAAGTCTATAAGTAGTACCGGCAATTCTAGTGTGGTGTTGGATTTGTTATCGGCAATCAAAGCCTCTCAAGCATTATCTGGGGAAATTTATCTGAATCAGTTGTTAGCCAAGTTAATGCAAATTTGTCAGGAAAATGCCGGTGCCCAGAAATGCACGATTATTTTGCCTCAAGAAAATGATTGGGCGATCGCCACTTTAAGCGTTTTGGATTCGCCCACGGAGCAGACAAATCTACCGCAATTAAACTGGATTACTTTAGGGGAAACTCAGGAAATCCCCGCGACGGTAATTCGCTATGTGCAAAGAACCGAAGAAACCTTGATTTTAGAGAATGCCAGCCTCGATCCGACTTTTGCGGCTGACCCATATATTATGGAGCAAAAACCTAAAAGTATTTTATGCATGCCATTCCGAAATCTAAGTGAAATCGTCGGGTTACTTTATTAGCCGCGATCGCCTGGAAATTCTCCAGTTATTTACAGCCCAAGCAGCGATTTCTTTGGAAAATGTCAAGCTTTATAATTCCTTAGAGCAACAAGTCCAAGAACGCACCCAAGAAATGAAAAAAATCTCCGGCTAAAACAGCAAAAATGTCTAGGGTCAGATTGTGGCCGGGATTGCCCATGAAATTAATAACCCGGTCATTTTTATTTACGGCAATATAGATCGCACCGGGGAATATGTGGAAGATTTAATTAATCTGCTGAAATTGTATCAAGGTAAATATCCCCAATCTGCTCCAAAAATTCAATATAACATAGAGGCGATAAATATAATTTTTTTCCAAAAATATTTAAAAAAAGTCCTCAATTACATGAAAATTGTGGCGCAACGGCCTGTCC encodes:
- a CDS encoding exonuclease SbcCD subunit D; translation: MRLIHTADWHLGRRLKGVDRTPEIAAALEQLLHHAKSLEVDAVLIAGDIFDVPNPTAAAERVAYEFFCGLEKANIPAVAIAGNHDSAYRIDSIANLLSLAGVRALGKPRRGDEGGATILNTANGKLCVGAMPFASERRLLDAATLWKNDDGEYQRIYREIVSYLLQDLSQFFREDSLNILMAHLTIDGARLAYSEAPYYTRSTYALAADILPATAQYIALGHIHAYQSIPNPIPTYYPGSLIQLDFGEAQQEKGFCLVTVEPGKLAEVEFHPLICQRPLKVIRCQGENLEDTLAEHQYYSGFLKVIVELESPRLGLADEVRQICPQTLQIEAVYPESFTRIQRPVTSDTDPFDPVEEFYHFYQERLERNPSDLVVEAFETLYKTMKEKNISKTSSH
- a CDS encoding AAA family ATPase yields the protein MRPIELSLSGFTSFRDEQHLDFSQLDLFAITGPTGAGKSSLLDAITYALYGKTARTGSQIQEMVSQGSSLLKVQFRFEMSQGEYRVTRLWRDRGKTTVTSVLLEKYQGKKWETLETKERLTNQAIEEILGMDFDTFTRVILLPQGQFDEFLKGNTTKRREILRQLAGFEIFELMRKEANNLAGLLKKELEAVERQINELDAPPDWELEQKVSQLLTLENDLPRLNEAVWQAQKKLDEQQQLFERLERLLKLHQDLADLNVNTGEIERLEQRLVRSQTAASLQGDWTLVQRVRQQARQAEAQAIAAGKKLQKIQAQFKKEKERLDRVKAEEAEMLPQFKTRSEALATVQVYEQQQKQIAQELVRVQKILLTKTTELSVAQKEWQEIQAQNIAASQQVKKITAELEQYPPMSDRLETLRQIAPLLMEWQLIQQQVKKQEKQQLALQEQLEISRFTVKEAQFNYQFAQKEMEAARGALMEAEAINAEATRMNQAAVLRESLVSGTICPVCGEVYHGDHPLPDLEIVEWVDVSPLRDRLQTHERQFHQAERQLTQAETTLEQQTQQMIACEQELSVVQNRLATKYAGISTYLIPENPEEMSRNFEQTVQQLQQEYQELQVTDQRSKQVQQKHQAAVANLNQIRQALEFKAKTLKQAQQEEQRSRSEVDRQLKARQHLRATLEEITGGLSYEQLRQNLNREQQQLQMQVEQAEQTYQKIQGAAIAAETEDRQAKEIEQRAIVQEQQLNTDWLEKLKKANFSEAEFLAAQTSVTEQAAWQKQIREYRETKVKLETRFKDLRAEVGDRTTDEEVLKNCQVSLTHAQEQLKQANDRRTELTAWIQVTQGKIEQLNVLESQQKLLNEQGKTYHTLAQNLKSNEFQAYILEHLEAELLARATVLLQELSDARYKLTIDNGEYWVEDNWNGGEMRKVRTLSGGETFAASLSMALALSERLSQGADLGSLFLDEGFGTLDGETLEAVTQILETLRQRSRMIGVITHVRDLAERLPTQVRVSKSPNGSRIQVEMS
- a CDS encoding GAF domain-containing protein, which produces MVLDLLSAIKASQALSGEIYLNQLLAKLMQICQENAGAQKCTIILPQENDWAIATLSVLDSPTEQTNLPQLNWITLGETQEIPATVIRYVQRTEETLILENASLDPTFAADPYIMEQKPKSILCMPFRNLSEIVGLLY